ACCCGGATCGAGGCAAGGGCCAACGAGCTGCTGAATAGGCTCCCCGGCGGCGTGAACCGGATGCCCTATGAGCGGGCCATGCGCGCCGAAACGACGCATCGCCATGACTATATGGATGCCTACACGCGCGACCTGAAACACGTCATCGACATGGATGTGATTCGTGACGCAAAGATCAGCATCGGCGTGGACCCGCTGGGCGGCGCCGGCGTGCAATACTGGGCGCCCATTGCCGAGCGATTCGGCCTGAACCTGGAGATTCTCTCAGTGGAGGTCGATCCGACCTTTCGGTTTATGACGTTGGATTGGGACGGCCGCATTCGCATGGACCCCTCTTCGCCCTATGCCATGCAGCGTCTGATCCGCCTCAAGGATCGTTTTGATATCAGCTGCGCCTGCGATACGGATCACGACCGGCACGGGATTGTGACCCGCAGTGCCGGGCTGCTGCCCTCCAATCATTATTTAGCCGTATGCATTTACTACCTGTTTCAGCATCGGCCCCGATGGCCGCAACACGCTGCCGTGGGCAAAACCCTTGTCAGCAGTCAGATGATTGATCGCGTGGCCGCCAAACTGGGCCGGTTCGTTTGGGAGGTGCCGGTGGGATTTAAGTGGTTTGTCGACGGCTTGCTCGACGGCACACTGGGGTTTGGCGGGGAAGAGAGCGCGGGGGCATCCTTTCTGAGGCAGGACGGTACGGTATGGTCAACGGATAAGGACGGCATTATCGCTTCATTGCTGGGGGCCGAGATCACGGCCCGAATGGGGCGTGATCCGGGAGAGGTGTATCGCGAACTGACCCGCCAATTCGGTGAACCGGTGTTCGAGCGCATGGATGCCCCGGCCTCACCGGCTGAAAAGACCAAGTTGTCCCGGCTATCGCCGTCTCAAATCCGGCGCAAAGATCTGGCCGGCGAACCCATTCAGGCAACACTTACGCATGCGCCGGGCAACGGCGCGGCCATCGGCGGCCTCAAGGTGGTGGCGCAAAACGGCTGGTTTGCCGCTCGCCCGTCCGGAACCGAGGATATTTACAAAATTTACGCGGAAAGTTTTCAGGGAGTGGATCACTTGCGACGCATACAAGAAGAGGCGCAAGCCATGGTCACGGAGGTCCTCTCAGCTTAATTTTTCTGTTTTTTTCTTGACTCCGTTTTCGTGTTTTGTTTTCATACAACGTATTCAGGTGCTCTGAAAGGAGCCGAAGAGGGAACCCCGTGTGAATCGGGGACGGGCCCGCCGCTGTATTCGGGGACGAAAGCAGCATGATGCCACTGATTTTTTTAAGAAGAATCGGGAAGGCGCTGCCGTTAGGTGAATCCGAAAGTCAGAAGACCTGCCTGAATGAAGAGCCGCTGTTTTCTCGTGGATAGAGGAAGGCTCACTGATTCAGCCGGAGAGAAAAGGGATATTCCGGATCGATAGAATGTCGATTCGGGTTTTTTTTGCTTACGCCGGCCTTTCTTTTCGCCCTTCATACCGGATACGGCCTATCGTCCAGGCCGGTTAAAAAGGCACGGATCAGATATAGTACAAGCGCCTTCCTCGCTTAAGCTGCGATTCACGGGATTATGGTGGAAATACTTTCGGCAGTCATGTTGGCATGCGTTGAAAAGACAGCCGCAGCGGATGCAATGCTGGTCCCGTGCTCGATTATGGCTTATTATATTAAATGATTTCGAAGGGGGGATAGGATGTACCTTTATTGGCGTATTCAGCAG
This Desulfobacterales bacterium DNA region includes the following protein-coding sequences:
- the pgm gene encoding phosphoglucomutase (alpha-D-glucose-1,6-bisphosphate-dependent); the protein is MSNHPEAGKPAEPGMLIDIPRLITAYYTENPDPSIPAQRVSFGTSGHRGSSFKKSFNEAHILAMSQAICEHRAAHQITGPLFMGMDTHGLSTPAFASAMEVLAANDVTVMIAPDNSYTPTPAISHAILTYNRSRKTGLADGIVITPSHNPPEDGGFKYNPTNGGPAGSDVTTRIEARANELLNRLPGGVNRMPYERAMRAETTHRHDYMDAYTRDLKHVIDMDVIRDAKISIGVDPLGGAGVQYWAPIAERFGLNLEILSVEVDPTFRFMTLDWDGRIRMDPSSPYAMQRLIRLKDRFDISCACDTDHDRHGIVTRSAGLLPSNHYLAVCIYYLFQHRPRWPQHAAVGKTLVSSQMIDRVAAKLGRFVWEVPVGFKWFVDGLLDGTLGFGGEESAGASFLRQDGTVWSTDKDGIIASLLGAEITARMGRDPGEVYRELTRQFGEPVFERMDAPASPAEKTKLSRLSPSQIRRKDLAGEPIQATLTHAPGNGAAIGGLKVVAQNGWFAARPSGTEDIYKIYAESFQGVDHLRRIQEEAQAMVTEVLSA